The DNA region AAGTAGTATTATTCCATAAGCTGCAAATTTTTGTGTTTTATGATAAAGAAACAATTGAGATAAAACTATCATTATAAAACCACTTAAATAAACTAATAAAACAGGATAAGGTAAATAATCAGGCAGCATTTTAATATAAAATTCTGTTTTTATAAAATGTGCCGATCCAGCAAAAAACAAAAACAGTGCCAAAAAATATTTAAAAGCAATATAGAGTATATTTTTCATAATAAAACTCCTTTAGAAGCAGATATAAAATACAAGTTCTTATATAATTATACTACTATTTTGACTTTGTTAGATTTTAAATACTTGAATAAATAAGCTAAAAACAAAACCATTACCTCCAAGTAAAACTAAACCTTTTCTCATACCCTAAGTGAAATAATTCTTCAGAGTACTTCTAGTTTATCACCTTTTACAAGATGAGCATTCGTAGTATAATAAGAGCTGCTGTATTCAATATTTAAAGAAAAATATGCACTTTGATGAAGATGTATTTTTATTGTTTTTTCAATTTTTTTACTTAAATCTTTAGTAAATATTTTATCTCTATGCGATTTTGTTAATAAAGCAATATTGACTAATAGGTGAGAATATTTATATTCTAAACAGGGATAAGCTCTGGATTTACACTCCCCTGCACTGTCATCTTTTTCATTAATAGTTTTTTCAATACTATCAAATAAACTTAGCATATCTAGCTTCAAATTATTAGAATATTTTATTTCTACATGAGGCATAATTATCTCCTTTTTATATTTGTTTTTTAAAGCAAAAACAAAATAATCCCAATTAATGTTTTTGTTTTTTACTCTCTTATGAAATTTTATTCTAAGTCATATAATTAAGAACTTAAATGGAAAAACAAAAATTATTGTTTTTTTAATATTAAATGTTATTTACAAACATCTGCATTGTAAGGATTACTGCTGTAAAAACTCTTTTTGAAAGTGGACTTAAAAAAACAAATGTTTAATAAGTCTACTGTCAAAAGTATATATGTTTTATGTAAATAGATATTCTAAGTAGTTTTTATTTTTGCTTGTATTTCAATCAGTAAATTCTCAGGTGCTTTTATAAAAATCTGTTTAATAGCTAAATCAGGAGCATCACTACTAGAATAGTCTAAATTCATAGTATGAATTCTTTGCATAACTTCTTCATAATTATCACTGAAAAAACAGATATGATTAATGATACTTTTTACACTTGTTTCTTCTTTTATACTCTCATTCATTAAGTCCGTTTTATAAAAAGATGCTTCTTCATTAAAAATGTGAATCACATCTTTTTTATCTGAGTACAACCAATATCCTTCAAAGGGGAAATTGGGCCTAAAGCCTATATTAAGTCCAAGTAAAGAAATTAAAAAATCTTTCATTAGAGAAGGTTTTTTAGCTCTTAATGCTATGTGGTCAAATGTTATCTTCATTTTTCATCCTTTGTATAATAACTACTTAACTTCCCAACGTCTGTGCCAAGTCGCAAGTCCTAATCTATCTAATAAGAGCAGAAAAGATACCGTGCACCAACCAATAAACAAACCAAAGATTATTGGAAATATTAAATCTGTAATTATGTCATCTATCTTAGTATTTGCCATTTTTAAATCTAAAAATGAAAAATTAAATACAGTACCAATATAAACAGCTGGAATGTAAGAAGCCGCAGCTTCCTCTATTCTCATAATAAGTGTAATTACCGTTGAAATAAGAAATACTGAGGAGGGTATTACAAATTGCAGCCAGTTTGTATCTTGAAGAATATGTGACATCCATGGAATATATAAAATTGCCAT from Campylobacteraceae bacterium includes:
- a CDS encoding DUF1097 domain-containing protein, which translates into the protein MIKSFYKLISIFPIALSVGLMTFITAWVCMYMGWTMWISFLSWALYFLHGGTAKNGMGAFTSFVFGIILAQMAILYIPWMSHILQDTNWLQFVIPSSVFLISTVITLIMRIEEAAASYIPAVYIGTVFNFSFLDLKMANTKIDDIITDLIFPIIFGLFIGWCTVSFLLLLDRLGLATWHRRWEVK